Proteins encoded in a region of the Vicia villosa cultivar HV-30 ecotype Madison, WI linkage group LG5, Vvil1.0, whole genome shotgun sequence genome:
- the LOC131607341 gene encoding L-ascorbate oxidase homolog gives MERATFLLLLCFLVGLTSTVKGEDPYFYFTWNVTYGTISPAGVPQQAILINNEFPGPNINSTSNNNLVINVFNNLDEPLLFTWAGIQQRKNSWQDGVAGTNCPIAVGTNYTYKFQVKDQIGSYFYYPSLGMQRAAGGIGGLRINSRLLIPVPYADPEDDYTVLIGDWYTKSHSSLSKQLDAGRSIGRPQAVLVNGQNAKGDGSDKPLFTMKPGKTYKYRICNVGVKNSLNFRIQGHPMLLVEMEGSHTVQNSYDSLDVHVGQCFGVLVTADKAPKDYYMVASTRFTKSVLTGKGIIRYTNGKGPASPELPPAPEGWAWSLNQFRSFRWNLTASAARPNPQGSYHYGQINITRTIKLINSVSRDNGKLRYAINGVSHVDTETPLKLAEYFGIADKVFKYDTIPDMPTSVPTSVKMQPNVLNLKHRTFIEIIFENPEKSVQSYNFGGYAFFAVAIEPGTWTPEKRKTYNLLDAVSRHTVQVYPKSWAAIMLSFDNVGVWNLRSELAENRYLGQQMYISVITPERSLRDEYNMPEGFLLCGLVKGLPKPASYINN, from the exons ATGGAGAGAGCAACATTTTTGTTGTTACTATGTTTCTTGGTTGGTTTAACATCAACCGTAAAGGGTGAAGATCCTTACTTCTATTTCACATGGAATGTCACCTATGGCACAATCTCCCCTGCTGGTGTTCCCCAACAGGCTATTCTCATCAACAACGAGTTCCCAGGTCCCAACATCAACTCAACCAGTAACAATAACCTCGTCATTAACGTTTTCAACAACCTCGACGAGCCTTTACTTTTCACAtg GGCTGGAATTCAGCAAAGGAAAAACTCGTGGCAAGATGGTGTAGCAGGAACAAACTGTCCTATTGCAGTAGGAACAAACTACACATACAAATTCCAAGTTAAGGATCAGATAGGTAGCTACTTCTACTATCCAAGCTTGGGCATGCAGAGAGCAGCTGGCGGTATCGGTGGCCTACGTATCAACAGCAGATTACTCATTCCCGTCCCATACGCCGATCCAGAAGACGATTACACCGTCCTCATCGGCGACTGGTACACCAAGAGCCACAGTTCCCTCAGCAAACAACTCGACGCCGGCCGTTCCATCGGAAGACCACAAGCAGTTCTTGTTAACGGCCAAAACGCCAAAGGTGATGGATCTGACAAACCACTCTTCACAATGAAGCCAGGAAAAACCTACAAATATAGAATCTGCAATGTTGGTGTTAAGAACTCCCTCAACTTCAGAATCCAAGGTCACCCTATGTTGCTTGTTGAAATGGAAGGCTCACACACTGTCCAAAACAGTTACGATTCCCTTGATGTTCACGTAGGACAATGCTTTGGTGTTCTTGTCACCGCAGATAAAGCTCCAAAAGACTATTACATGGTTGCTTCAACTCGTTTCACCAAATCTGTTCTCACCGGAAAAGGTATCATTCGCTACACCAACGGTAAAGGTCCTGCCTCACCTGAACTTCCACCAGCTCCAGAGGGCTGGGCTTGGTCTTTGAACCAGTTCCGATCCTTCCGTTGGAACCTCACCGCTAGTGCTGCAAGACCTAACCCACAAGGTTCATACCATTACGGTCAGATCAATATCACCCGAACTATCAAACTCATCAACTCCGTTAGCAGAGACAATGGAAAACTCCGTTATGCAATCAATGGTGTCTCTCATGTTGATACCGAAACCCCTCTAAAACTCGCTGAATACTTCGGTATCGCTGATAAGGTTTTCAAGTATGACACTATTCCTGACATGCCAACAAGCGTTCCAACCAGTGTTAAAATGCAACCAAATGTTCTTAACTTAAAGCATCGTACTTTCATCGAGATCATTTTCGAGAACCCAGAGAAAAGTGTCCAATCTTATAACTTCGGTGGATACGCCTTCTTCGCAGTAGC TATCGAGCCAGGGACGTGGACACCAGAGAAAAGGAAGACATATAACTTGCTTGATGCAGTGAGCAGACACACAGTTCAGGTGTATCCAAAATCATGGGCTGCAATAATGTTATCATTCGACAACGTTGGAGTTTGGAATTTGAGGTCGGAGCTAGCTGAGAATCGTTACTTGGGACAACAAATGTACATCAGTGTGATAACACCAGAAAGATCTCTTAGGGATGAGTACAACATGCCAGAGGGCTTCTTGCTCTGTGGACTTGTTAAGGGTCTACCAAAGCCTGCTTCATACATCAACAATTAG
- the LOC131607342 gene encoding uncharacterized protein LOC131607342 codes for MSSIPPSSSKTTRNIPPSSTCKEDVRFCMRPSKSNYVKIRLHHRGQLVESPYKWYVNGLVSELDWEWDTDYMSYMDLEASIKDEGYINIKCRRWDLTGRVISTTSTPI; via the exons ATGAGCAGCAttccaccatcatcatcaaagacGACGCGCAACATTCCACCATCATCAACTTGCAAAGAGGATGTTCGTTTCTGTATGAG ACCATCTAAAAGCAACTACGTTAAGATAAGGCTTCATCATAGGGGACAGTTAGTAGAGAGTCCATATAAATGGTATGTTAATGGTTTGGTGTCTGAACTGGATTGGGAATGGGATACGGACTACATGTCGTACATGGATTTAGAAGCTTCGATTAAGGATGAGGGATATATAAATATCAAATGTAGGAGATGGGATTTAACTGGAAGAGTAATTTCAACAACATCTACTCCCATATAA
- the LOC131602491 gene encoding uncharacterized protein LOC131602491 isoform X1, giving the protein MCGIALTVSGIRINISSFNSTRSHSHTENLQFSVDDLKAALRRRGPDSLGVKKVTLQHSENQISSFIEHDETLLCSGNDESNGELHFIGSTLQLRGTVPLVQPLVDASRNILVYNGEIFGGLELASDCNDGEFLMQTLGNCCSCGSCVTGYCVECGKSSVTDVLSTIKGPWAIVYWQDSSKTLWFGRDAFGRRSLLVHWPTEEDSAFLLSSVSPVSPAQEVSENEAHNGIEYINYWEELPCGIYSMHVDASNSNGFLVGEVQIHEYTNSILKELIKWERISVEPSSENLHISHPKLSRRQQDVHSATLDSVSREAGSTQTAIPMQARMLLNVLKESVKRRTSLYTIHQEVISGIRQEKFVPVAILFSGGLDSMILAALLDQCLDPSYEIDLLTVSFDGELAPDRKSAKAGLKELKRVAPSRRWRLVEIDADLSDLVFETSHVMSLINPANTYMDLNIGIALWLASGGNGWVSDTDDNDDTHARIKYKSNARILLVGSGADEQCAGYGRHRTSFRRGSWLGLNEEMKLDMQRIWKRNLGRDDRCIADNGKEARFPFLDEDVIRVLLDFPLWEVANLDQPSGTGDKKILREVAELLGLYEAAVLPKRAIQFGSRIARESNRKNFGSNRAANQASAGSVKICRKSNFS; this is encoded by the exons ATGTGTGGAATCGCTTTGACCGTCTCAGGCATTCGCATCAACATCTCATCTTTCAATTCAACTCGCTCACATAGCCACACCGAAAAT TTGCAGTTCTCTGTAGATGATCTGAAAGCAGCTCTGCGGAGAAGAGGTCCTGATAGCTTGGGTGTGAAGAAAGTTACTCTGCAACACAGTGAAAACCAAATCTCATCCTTCATAGAACACGATGAAACGTTGTTATGTTCTGGGAATGATGAAAGTAACGGTGAACTTCATTTTATTGGTTCAACTTTGCAGCTTAGGGGAACTGTTCCGCTTGTTCAGCCTTTAGTGGATGCTTCTCGAAACATTCTAGTTTATAACG GTGAGATTTTTGGAGGACTTGAACTTGCTAGTGATTGCAATGATGGCGAATTTCTTATGCAGACGCTCGGAAATTGTTGCTCCTGTGGTTCTTGTGTGACTGGTTACTGTGTTGAATGTGGGAAAAGTTCTGTTACAGATGTTCTTTCTACGATTAAGGGACCATGGGCTATCGTCTATTGGCAG GATAGTTCAAAGACACTTTGGTTTGGACGAGATGCGTTTGGTAGGAGGAGCCTCCTTGTTCACTGGCCTACAGAAGAGGATTcagcttttcttctttcttctgtaTCACCGGTTTCTCCAGCTCAGGAGGTCTCTG AAAATGAAGCTCATAATGGAATAGAATATATCAATTATTGGGAAGAGCTACCATGTGGAATATATAGTATGCACGTGGATGCTTCAAATTCAAATGGATTTCTAGTTGGCGAAGTCCAGATACATGAATATACAAACTCAATATTAAAGGAGCTTATCAAGTGGGAGAGAATTTCTGTCGAACCAAGCTCTGAAAACCTGCACATATCTCATCCTAAGCTTTCGAGGAGGCAACAAGATGTACATTCAGCTACTTTAGACTCAGTTTCACGTGAAGCAG GCTCAACTCAAACTGCAATTCCAATGCAAGCTCGTATGCTGCTAAATGTTTTAAAGGAATCTGTGAAACGGCGTACGTCACTGTATACTATCCATCAG GAAGTGATATCTGGTATCAGACAAGAGAAATTTGTTCCTGTTGCAATTCTTTTTTCTGGTGGGCTGGATTCTATGATACTTGCCGCATTATTGGATCAATGCTTGGATCCCAGTT ATGAAATCGATCTATTAACTGTAAGCTTTGATGGTGAGTTAGCTCCGGATAGAAAATCTGCCAAGGCTGGGTTGAAAGAGCTAAAGAGAGTTGCACCTTCCAGAAG GTGGAGGCTCGTGGAGATTGACGCTGACTTGTCAGACTTGGTATTTGAAACTAGCCATGTTATGTCACTCATAAATCCTGCCAACACCTACATG GACCTTAATATTGGAATAGCTTTATGGCTCGCTTCTGGTGGTAATGGATGGGTGTCTGATACAGATGATAATGACGACACTCATGCACGGATTAAGTACAAGTCCAATGCAAGGATTCTTCTTGTTGGTTCTGGTGCTGATGAACAGTGTGCTGGTTATGGGAGACATAGAACAAGTTTTAGACGAGGAAG TTGGCTGGGGTTAAACGAGGAAATGAAACTCGATATGCAAAGAATTTGGAAAAGAAATTTAGGGAGAGATGATAGATGTATTGCAGATAACGGAAAGGAG GCTAGATTCCCATTCTTGGACGAGGATGTTATAAGGGTGTTACTCGACTTTCCATTGTGGGAGGTTGCCAACCTTGATCAACCTAGTGGCACTGGTGATAAAAAGATTTTAAGAGAG GTTGCAGAGTTGCTTGGTTTATATGAAGCAGCAGTTCTTCCCAAACGAGCAATCCAG TTTGGCTCTAGAATTGCAAGGGAATCAAATCGGAAGAATTTTGGAAGTAATCGAGCAGCAAATCAGGCATCTGCAGGGAGTGTAAAGATTTGTAGGAAATCCAATTTTAgttga
- the LOC131602491 gene encoding uncharacterized protein LOC131602491 isoform X2, protein MCGIALTVSGIRINISSFNSTRSHSHTENFSVDDLKAALRRRGPDSLGVKKVTLQHSENQISSFIEHDETLLCSGNDESNGELHFIGSTLQLRGTVPLVQPLVDASRNILVYNGEIFGGLELASDCNDGEFLMQTLGNCCSCGSCVTGYCVECGKSSVTDVLSTIKGPWAIVYWQDSSKTLWFGRDAFGRRSLLVHWPTEEDSAFLLSSVSPVSPAQEVSENEAHNGIEYINYWEELPCGIYSMHVDASNSNGFLVGEVQIHEYTNSILKELIKWERISVEPSSENLHISHPKLSRRQQDVHSATLDSVSREAGSTQTAIPMQARMLLNVLKESVKRRTSLYTIHQEVISGIRQEKFVPVAILFSGGLDSMILAALLDQCLDPSYEIDLLTVSFDGELAPDRKSAKAGLKELKRVAPSRRWRLVEIDADLSDLVFETSHVMSLINPANTYMDLNIGIALWLASGGNGWVSDTDDNDDTHARIKYKSNARILLVGSGADEQCAGYGRHRTSFRRGSWLGLNEEMKLDMQRIWKRNLGRDDRCIADNGKEARFPFLDEDVIRVLLDFPLWEVANLDQPSGTGDKKILREVAELLGLYEAAVLPKRAIQFGSRIARESNRKNFGSNRAANQASAGSVKICRKSNFS, encoded by the exons ATGTGTGGAATCGCTTTGACCGTCTCAGGCATTCGCATCAACATCTCATCTTTCAATTCAACTCGCTCACATAGCCACACCGAAAAT TTCTCTGTAGATGATCTGAAAGCAGCTCTGCGGAGAAGAGGTCCTGATAGCTTGGGTGTGAAGAAAGTTACTCTGCAACACAGTGAAAACCAAATCTCATCCTTCATAGAACACGATGAAACGTTGTTATGTTCTGGGAATGATGAAAGTAACGGTGAACTTCATTTTATTGGTTCAACTTTGCAGCTTAGGGGAACTGTTCCGCTTGTTCAGCCTTTAGTGGATGCTTCTCGAAACATTCTAGTTTATAACG GTGAGATTTTTGGAGGACTTGAACTTGCTAGTGATTGCAATGATGGCGAATTTCTTATGCAGACGCTCGGAAATTGTTGCTCCTGTGGTTCTTGTGTGACTGGTTACTGTGTTGAATGTGGGAAAAGTTCTGTTACAGATGTTCTTTCTACGATTAAGGGACCATGGGCTATCGTCTATTGGCAG GATAGTTCAAAGACACTTTGGTTTGGACGAGATGCGTTTGGTAGGAGGAGCCTCCTTGTTCACTGGCCTACAGAAGAGGATTcagcttttcttctttcttctgtaTCACCGGTTTCTCCAGCTCAGGAGGTCTCTG AAAATGAAGCTCATAATGGAATAGAATATATCAATTATTGGGAAGAGCTACCATGTGGAATATATAGTATGCACGTGGATGCTTCAAATTCAAATGGATTTCTAGTTGGCGAAGTCCAGATACATGAATATACAAACTCAATATTAAAGGAGCTTATCAAGTGGGAGAGAATTTCTGTCGAACCAAGCTCTGAAAACCTGCACATATCTCATCCTAAGCTTTCGAGGAGGCAACAAGATGTACATTCAGCTACTTTAGACTCAGTTTCACGTGAAGCAG GCTCAACTCAAACTGCAATTCCAATGCAAGCTCGTATGCTGCTAAATGTTTTAAAGGAATCTGTGAAACGGCGTACGTCACTGTATACTATCCATCAG GAAGTGATATCTGGTATCAGACAAGAGAAATTTGTTCCTGTTGCAATTCTTTTTTCTGGTGGGCTGGATTCTATGATACTTGCCGCATTATTGGATCAATGCTTGGATCCCAGTT ATGAAATCGATCTATTAACTGTAAGCTTTGATGGTGAGTTAGCTCCGGATAGAAAATCTGCCAAGGCTGGGTTGAAAGAGCTAAAGAGAGTTGCACCTTCCAGAAG GTGGAGGCTCGTGGAGATTGACGCTGACTTGTCAGACTTGGTATTTGAAACTAGCCATGTTATGTCACTCATAAATCCTGCCAACACCTACATG GACCTTAATATTGGAATAGCTTTATGGCTCGCTTCTGGTGGTAATGGATGGGTGTCTGATACAGATGATAATGACGACACTCATGCACGGATTAAGTACAAGTCCAATGCAAGGATTCTTCTTGTTGGTTCTGGTGCTGATGAACAGTGTGCTGGTTATGGGAGACATAGAACAAGTTTTAGACGAGGAAG TTGGCTGGGGTTAAACGAGGAAATGAAACTCGATATGCAAAGAATTTGGAAAAGAAATTTAGGGAGAGATGATAGATGTATTGCAGATAACGGAAAGGAG GCTAGATTCCCATTCTTGGACGAGGATGTTATAAGGGTGTTACTCGACTTTCCATTGTGGGAGGTTGCCAACCTTGATCAACCTAGTGGCACTGGTGATAAAAAGATTTTAAGAGAG GTTGCAGAGTTGCTTGGTTTATATGAAGCAGCAGTTCTTCCCAAACGAGCAATCCAG TTTGGCTCTAGAATTGCAAGGGAATCAAATCGGAAGAATTTTGGAAGTAATCGAGCAGCAAATCAGGCATCTGCAGGGAGTGTAAAGATTTGTAGGAAATCCAATTTTAgttga